The window CATCTTGCTATTTTGATATTGAGTGATGCACAATTTTCAGTGTGTTGGATTCATCGATTGTAAATAGATATGGTGATCTATCAAAAGGGGTAATGAAGTAGAAAAGTCCCCTATGCTATGAGAAGTCTGGTTATTACTGCCCTTATACCCTGGTTTTCCGTGTCTCGAGATTTTGATTAGTTACATAATTAAATGTCTTGTTTAAATCTTCCTGAAGGTGTCTGAATGTGAGATTCTTCCCTGTATCTTGACATTTTTTCATGCACACCCTTGCTAGTCCAAGCATTGGCATAAACCCTATCGGTAGTCCTAGAtttttttaatgctttattTTTCCACTTGGTCAACTTCATGGATGCTTGacacttgacatgtgagtagggACCTTGGGGGTCTACCTGTCCTGAGAATTTCAGATCCATCTGACCAGTCACATGGCAGATATTTGAGCCGGTCCAGAGACCCTCTGGACTGTGAAGACCTGGAAAGTTTTCCCCTATTTTAAGACTTCATCATTCATCTGTTCATGCAGCACACCTCTCATCTGTTCATGCAGCACACCTCTCATCTGTCGCCATTTATGGTGTAAGCCTTGAATTTGGACTTGAACTGATTGAAGCAAATCATTCTATGATTATATTGAAAGACCAAACTAGTCTGCCAGAGATGTGAATGTTCAAACTTTGTGGGCTGCTCATCAAGATGGTTGATCAAGTGCATAAGTAATCAGATCAATGAGCTTTTCAGCTACTATTATTGTTGCTCTTTGGCTAAATAGCATTATTAAGAGCTATTCCATTCCCATGTTTCATTTTTGTATTTGCTGTCATATCATATATCCAGTGATCTAAGGACGAAAGAAATACCAAATGAAGGTCATATTCACTTTTTGTATTTGCATCATATGTTATATCATATATATGGTGATCATAGGGACAAAAGAAACCCAAATGAAGGTCATAATGACTTAATGGTGTGATACTAACATCTGATTCTCATTCAGGTTGAATTACTCTATTACTCGGAGTAATATGCGGTTTAAAATGATCTATTTGCATGGGGTAATGGGCATGATTCTGTGGTCTGATAAAAGTTTGGTTTGTGAACATGTGCTACAAGAAAATCCAGTTTCCTCATGGAAGAGTTTTTAATGCTATCAGATGTAGTAGCTTGTGACCAATAATTAAAATTGTGCATgttgtaatatatatattcattatCAAGAATCCATCTTGACCACATTTATTCAGATAATTTGTAGTTTCTTGGGGCAGTTGGAGGTGGTCACACATCATCTGGGAAAAATGGCTTAAAGTAGGGTAAATGCTATAGTTGTGAATTCTTTGTGCGCGTAAATAAGAGAGATCTGTTAAAAAATTGTGTTTTCCAACTAATGTACTAACCACACAATTGACATATCTGAGAAAATGGACCTGCAAGATGCACATCAACATCCATAAACACTTACATTAGTACCAGTCCTTCTGATGAGAAGCCCGACTTCTTGTGTGTTTTTGAATGTTTAATTCAGCTAGGGGGGATAGATTTGGTAATCTCCTTGCagatgagcgctccaagcagaGAATGGTTAGGGACTCTCTGCTTTTGGTTTTCACTAAGTGCAGCCTAAGCTGTTACTACATGGGTTTCAATGATACTCCTTACTGGGCTAGTGAGCTGTTTTGTAGCCTTCAACCTCACCTTCTCTAtatctcatcttcttctaaATCCTAACAAATTTATCAAAGAATGAAAAGTAATCTACTTATGCTTTGAATTCTCATTAGGCACATTTTTGGGATTGTTGACAATTAGTGTGTAAACAAATCTCAGGCATCATCACTTGCTCAACATGGCTCCTGTTTGTATTGGCTGCAGATGGTCATATTCCAGTCTGTATGAGGACGGAAACGAGGGCGGGCATTggcgcaacagtaaggttgctccattgtgacctataGGTCGCGGGTTccagtctggaaacagcctctccgcgaagcgggagtaaggctgcatacattatgaccccccccagaccccgcaatgacgggagcctcgtgcactgggtatgcccttttttgaGGAGGGAATCACTGGCTAATTCTGTCATAGCTGGTGGTTGCACATGGGAAGGTGACGGGAGTTAGAAATGGAGGGGGACAGGAGAAATATAAATGAGTGTTCTAAATGTTATGAGTTTTCTATGAATTCTGGTCACAACCCGAGTAGGAATAGTATCGTACACATCTTAGCtggaaaataatatatatatatatatatatgtatgtattacTTTGACTGCAGAATAATTCCAGCACACAGAGGCTATGAAAGTTAAGGATTTTCATTCAGCTTTGGTTAAAGTAGGAGATAAAATCCTATATTGTTTCATCATAGCAGTCTGCTAACTATCACTTTGTCCACCCTTTGGCTAAATCCAGGCATTTTGGCAGCTTCAGTGgtgttttcatcattttttaccgCTGCTCTACTTGCTGAGAATCTCTTACATGACAAGATACAGAGACCATTCCAGGGATTTTCATAGTTAATTCTTTTTGAAGCTACTTCTGAGTGCCTTCAAGGATAAAATGTCCTTAGTTAAGCCTGCAGATCCATCTTCCACTTCATATGGCAAATCCCAACTCTACATGCTTAAAGGCAGCAGTGACAGCACCCGATTATCTTCTCAAGCCTTGAGTTCAGATAAACAAAAGTTCAAGTATGGACCTGAATCTTACTGTTGTGAGAACTACAACCAGCAGTACTTCTCTGAATCCCCTGGTGAAGATTTTCTTGCTTCACAGGATGAGTTTCGTCATCCATCGAGCACTGATGTTTCAAGAAGCATGTTTTCTCCACAAGGTGTATCATCCTATCAGCTAATGACTGGCTCAGGTTCTGCTACTGTACAGAACTCATTTGACTCTTTTGCAGCCATTGGACACCCTGATGGCTATCAATCTCAATCGTCATCCGAATACTACGGACAGAGCCCTGAAAATATAGTATTAGactatgatgatgatgatgatgaagatatcACATTTAAACTTAAGGAACTGGAGAGGGAGCTCCTTAATGACAACGATGACGATGAACGATTTGTTCTGGACCATAGCATGGACATTGATGGTGAATGGGCTGGCCCCATCAAGGATCTACTACTGCCCAACTCACCAAAGGAATCATCATCCTCAGACTCTAATCTTAGTAGCATCAGTAGCAACAAAGAGACATCCCCATTGAATCATGTCTCAAGCCCAAACTCATCTAGAACCCCAACTGCTAAGCAGTTGCTTTTTGAATGTGCTGCTGCAATTTCAGAAGGCAACATGGAAGAAGCATTAGCCCTTATTGCTGAGCTGAGACAGATGGTTTCCATCCAAGGAGATCCTGCACAGAGGATAGCAGCCTACATGGTTGAAGGCCTTGCAGCCCGCATGGCTGCATCTGGCAAATTCCTATACAAGGCTCTGAAATGCAAGGAGCCACCCACTTTGGACCGTCTTGCAGCAATGCAGATCCTCTTTGAAATTTGCCCATGTTTCAAGTTTGGGTTCATGGCTGCCAATGGTGCAATAGCAGAGGCATTCAAAGATGAAGAAAGAGTCCATATTATAGACTTTGACATAAACCAGGGGAGCCAGTACATCACGCTGATACAAGCTTTTGCAGCTCGGCCAGGTAAGCTGCCCAATGTAAGGATAACTGGAGTGGATGACCCAGAGTCAGTGCAACGTACAGTCGGTGGCCTAAACATTATTGGTCAGCGACTCGAGAAGTTTGCTGAGGCATTTGGGGTGCCATTTAAGTTCCGAGCTGTACCAGCCAAGACTGAAGATGTCACCCCAGCAATGCTGGACTGCAGACCCAGTGAAGCACTTGTTGTCAACTTTGCCTTCCAGCTCCACCACATGCCTGATGAGAGTGTCTCAACATTAAACCAGAGGGACCAGCTCCTACGCatggtgaagagcttgaatcCAAAACTAGTGACAGTGGTCGAGCAAGATGTTAACACCAACACTGCCCCATTTTTCCCAAGGTTTGTTGAGGCCTACAATTATTATTCAGCTGTGTTTGAATCACTCGATGCAACACTACCGAGGGAGAGTCCAGACAGGATAAATGTGGAAAGGCAGTGCCTTGCACGAGACATTGTCAATATCGTGGCATGTGAAGGTGAAGAAAGGATAGAGAGGTATGAGGTCGCAGGGAAATGGAGGGCAAGGATGATGATGGCTGGATTCCAGTCGTATCCACTGAGTGCATATGTGAACGAGGCCATCCGAAAACTTCTGAAGCAATACTGTGACAGGTATAAGATTAAGGAGGAGGGCGGTGCCCTCCACTTTGGATGGGAGGAGAAAATACTGGTA is drawn from Telopea speciosissima isolate NSW1024214 ecotype Mountain lineage chromosome 1, Tspe_v1, whole genome shotgun sequence and contains these coding sequences:
- the LOC122640391 gene encoding scarecrow-like protein 1 isoform X1 → MSLVKPADPSSTSYGKSQLYMLKGSSDSTRLSSQALSSDKQKFKYGPESYCCENYNQQYFSESPGEDFLASQDEFRHPSSTDVSRSMFSPQGVSSYQLMTGSGSATVQNSFDSFAAIGHPDGYQSQSSSEYYGQSPENIVLDYDDDDDEDITFKLKELERELLNDNDDDERFVLDHSMDIDGEWAGPIKDLLLPNSPKESSSSDSNLSSISSNKETSPLNHVSSPNSSRTPTAKQLLFECAAAISEGNMEEALALIAELRQMVSIQGDPAQRIAAYMVEGLAARMAASGKFLYKALKCKEPPTLDRLAAMQILFEICPCFKFGFMAANGAIAEAFKDEERVHIIDFDINQGSQYITLIQAFAARPGKLPNVRITGVDDPESVQRTVGGLNIIGQRLEKFAEAFGVPFKFRAVPAKTEDVTPAMLDCRPSEALVVNFAFQLHHMPDESVSTLNQRDQLLRMVKSLNPKLVTVVEQDVNTNTAPFFPRFVEAYNYYSAVFESLDATLPRESPDRINVERQCLARDIVNIVACEGEERIERYEVAGKWRARMMMAGFQSYPLSAYVNEAIRKLLKQYCDRYKIKEEGGALHFGWEEKILVVSSAWK
- the LOC122640391 gene encoding scarecrow-like protein 1 isoform X2 is translated as MSLVKPADPSSTSYGKSQLYMLKGSSDSTRLSSQALSSDKQKFKYGPESYCCENYNQQYFSESPGEDFLASQDEFRHPSSTDVSRSMFSPQAIGHPDGYQSQSSSEYYGQSPENIVLDYDDDDDEDITFKLKELERELLNDNDDDERFVLDHSMDIDGEWAGPIKDLLLPNSPKESSSSDSNLSSISSNKETSPLNHVSSPNSSRTPTAKQLLFECAAAISEGNMEEALALIAELRQMVSIQGDPAQRIAAYMVEGLAARMAASGKFLYKALKCKEPPTLDRLAAMQILFEICPCFKFGFMAANGAIAEAFKDEERVHIIDFDINQGSQYITLIQAFAARPGKLPNVRITGVDDPESVQRTVGGLNIIGQRLEKFAEAFGVPFKFRAVPAKTEDVTPAMLDCRPSEALVVNFAFQLHHMPDESVSTLNQRDQLLRMVKSLNPKLVTVVEQDVNTNTAPFFPRFVEAYNYYSAVFESLDATLPRESPDRINVERQCLARDIVNIVACEGEERIERYEVAGKWRARMMMAGFQSYPLSAYVNEAIRKLLKQYCDRYKIKEEGGALHFGWEEKILVVSSAWK